A genomic region of Rhodohalobacter sp. SW132 contains the following coding sequences:
- a CDS encoding DUF445 domain-containing protein, translating into METDKYSQSNHHTEDENSIGSKSLEDILTDHFPVGIESENQSSKHDSKSKKRQESSRRLKFLRPIPWILGGLFLFSFWWDFDGIWAETALVTLQFDGLIRIISISGLIGFLTNRIAITMLFRPAKKRPILGQGLIPAHKDRIARRLAISVSDDMINSELIRSKLRESGAIARFRESTTGVIRDVLQKPEFRSDLKSWLSEALDHIISEPDFRERMTREITDEIERASSHKPIERAALKTYLFLRGSHIRDLVDEALHKLPAKLHREINIVDSILDDFPDSIDQNQTTIDRVATSLLDRLIRQLDVKKIVEENLKTYDEEKLEQMIKGATNEHLTTIQYLGAVLGTIGGFVIWEPILSLIIIGSLAGIIILLEKMLE; encoded by the coding sequence ATGGAAACGGACAAATATTCGCAATCGAACCATCATACTGAAGATGAAAACAGCATTGGATCTAAATCGCTGGAAGATATTCTGACCGACCATTTTCCGGTCGGCATTGAATCAGAAAATCAATCCTCTAAACATGACTCCAAATCTAAAAAAAGGCAAGAAAGCTCCCGCCGGCTGAAGTTTCTGCGACCCATACCGTGGATTTTGGGAGGACTGTTTCTTTTCTCCTTCTGGTGGGATTTTGATGGGATTTGGGCCGAAACGGCGCTTGTAACGTTACAATTTGACGGGCTTATCCGGATCATCTCTATCAGCGGTTTGATCGGTTTTCTAACAAACCGGATTGCGATCACCATGCTCTTTCGTCCCGCTAAAAAACGTCCTATTCTTGGCCAGGGACTCATTCCCGCTCACAAAGACCGGATTGCCCGACGCTTGGCCATTTCTGTTTCGGATGACATGATTAATTCAGAACTGATCCGAAGTAAACTTCGGGAATCCGGAGCCATCGCCCGTTTCCGTGAAAGCACCACTGGTGTGATTCGTGATGTTCTTCAGAAGCCGGAATTCCGGAGCGATCTTAAAAGCTGGTTATCTGAAGCCCTGGATCATATCATATCAGAACCGGACTTTCGCGAGCGGATGACCAGGGAAATAACGGACGAAATCGAAAGAGCCTCATCCCATAAACCGATCGAGCGGGCTGCACTGAAGACCTATCTCTTCCTGAGGGGCAGTCATATCCGCGACCTTGTTGATGAAGCTCTTCATAAACTTCCTGCAAAACTTCACCGGGAAATTAACATTGTTGATTCGATTCTCGATGATTTTCCCGACTCGATTGACCAAAACCAAACCACAATCGATCGTGTGGCAACATCACTGCTTGATCGCCTGATTCGTCAGCTCGATGTAAAAAAAATTGTGGAAGAAAACCTCAAAACCTACGATGAAGAAAAGCTGGAGCAGATGATAAAAGGTGCCACCAACGAGCACCTCACCACCATTCAATACCTCGGCGCAGTACTGGGTACCATCGGCGGATTTGTAATCTGGGAGCCGATATTGAGCCTCATCATAATCGGCAGCCTCGCAGGGATTATCATCCTGTTGGAGAAGATGCTGGAATAA
- a CDS encoding BamA/TamA family outer membrane protein, which produces MKRFSAIILLFLLSGYMFGLSAQTSEIEIIGQDGSLSISPDIQSDIQAAAAEDEISTLVQLSFSKEGYLDFSVDSVKIFPEKISVYVREGCRYHLESLSVISDAEASQPAFIPVSRYEGEYFTEELLNRISSDWLSAYDEAGFLLSEFKISEVTKDPESCSISVSAEIVPGDEITVEGVRFEGVERNNPLFFGRVSGIRTGDRADSGLIERGRRNLVNSGYFNDVSDGELIFAGDDAYVLYTVEEQQLNFFDGLIGYVPDATGSGNIAGYGDILLRNTISDGNSIDLRYEQLQPLVSKLNVTAEQQFIGGLPLRAGVNLHFTQQDSSYLVRNMELRSGYRIFTGFEITTHVRAERSSVADITSGITAPALDSRANFYGLGFSIRNTDRYRVPTRGYRSSVTLERGRRFMNDERFDDPDLQSFSQTILRADLRGYIPLGPRQVLAPRVETMLLESPAYLITDLFRFGGAESIRGFREDQFRASSAVWAELEGRYLLDRNSYLFIFGATGYYNRPQLINEATSQFEISQQISSLGFGLAFQSPLGIIKFSYAISPDEDLANGKVHVGITAGL; this is translated from the coding sequence ATGAAACGGTTTTCTGCGATAATTTTACTTTTTCTGCTGTCCGGCTATATGTTTGGGTTGTCGGCACAGACATCAGAAATTGAAATTATTGGCCAAGATGGTTCTCTCTCCATTTCTCCTGATATTCAATCAGATATACAGGCTGCCGCTGCTGAAGATGAAATCAGCACTCTCGTCCAATTAAGCTTCAGTAAAGAGGGCTACCTTGATTTTTCAGTAGACTCTGTGAAGATTTTTCCCGAAAAGATCTCAGTTTACGTCAGGGAAGGGTGCCGCTACCACCTGGAATCGTTATCGGTAATCAGCGATGCTGAAGCCTCTCAGCCTGCATTCATCCCCGTTAGCCGCTATGAGGGAGAATATTTTACGGAAGAATTGCTTAACCGAATCTCCTCAGATTGGTTGTCGGCCTATGATGAAGCGGGATTTTTATTAAGTGAGTTTAAAATCAGTGAGGTTACAAAAGATCCGGAATCCTGCTCTATTTCTGTTTCCGCTGAAATTGTTCCGGGAGATGAAATTACGGTTGAGGGAGTCCGGTTTGAAGGCGTTGAACGAAACAACCCTTTGTTTTTTGGGCGTGTTTCAGGAATCCGGACGGGTGATCGTGCGGACTCCGGCCTGATTGAGAGAGGAAGGCGAAATCTTGTTAATTCGGGCTATTTCAATGACGTGTCTGACGGTGAATTGATTTTTGCAGGAGATGATGCATACGTACTTTACACAGTAGAAGAGCAGCAGCTCAATTTTTTTGACGGTCTGATCGGCTACGTGCCCGACGCAACCGGATCCGGGAATATTGCCGGTTATGGTGATATTCTGCTGCGTAATACGATCTCTGACGGGAATAGTATCGATCTTAGATATGAGCAACTTCAACCGCTCGTATCAAAACTGAATGTGACGGCAGAGCAGCAGTTTATCGGTGGTCTGCCGTTGCGGGCTGGTGTAAATCTGCACTTTACCCAGCAGGATTCGAGCTACCTTGTGCGCAATATGGAGCTGCGATCAGGTTACCGAATATTTACCGGTTTTGAAATTACGACTCACGTCCGTGCAGAAAGAAGCTCGGTGGCGGATATTACATCGGGAATTACGGCACCGGCTCTCGATTCAAGAGCAAATTTCTACGGCCTGGGGTTCAGTATCCGAAATACTGATCGCTACCGTGTTCCCACGCGTGGCTACAGAAGCAGCGTTACCCTTGAAAGGGGTCGGCGATTTATGAATGATGAGAGGTTTGATGATCCGGATCTGCAGTCGTTTAGCCAAACGATCCTCAGGGCTGACCTTCGCGGGTACATCCCTCTGGGCCCACGTCAGGTTCTTGCTCCGCGTGTAGAGACAATGCTGCTGGAGAGCCCTGCGTATTTAATCACTGATCTGTTTCGTTTTGGCGGGGCGGAGTCGATTCGGGGATTCCGGGAAGATCAGTTTCGAGCTTCATCTGCCGTCTGGGCCGAACTTGAGGGCCGCTACCTGCTTGACAGAAATTCATACCTATTCATTTTTGGAGCAACCGGATATTACAATCGCCCGCAGCTCATTAATGAAGCAACTTCACAATTCGAAATTTCTCAACAAATATCGTCACTTGGTTTCGGATTGGCTTTTCAGTCACCTCTCGGTATCATCAAATTCAGTTATGCGATCTCACCAGATGAAGATCTCGCAAACGGCAAAGTTCACGTGGGGATCACTGCCGGGCTATAA
- the speE gene encoding polyamine aminopropyltransferase — MPLQYNEYYNEQTGLTIGLKKLLFSEQSEYQLVEVYETDTWGNLMTIDGMVMLSERDEFVYHEMISHTAMFTHPNPQRVLIIGGGDGGTAREVLKHQSVVHVDMVEIDKTVVDASKLHFPEVGDFENPKLNVLYEDGIAFVKSVKDPYDVIIIDGSDPVGPAEGLFEKDFYQYCLNALSDEGVLTAQTESPWVESYHPSMKKVFNALDDLFPISKMYLNFIPLYPAGMWSMACASRGDDPLSDETIKRIENGIKNLGGLRYYNSDIHRGAFALPTFVSDLIRR; from the coding sequence ATGCCTTTACAGTATAACGAATACTACAACGAACAGACGGGCCTAACGATCGGCCTGAAAAAACTTCTCTTCTCTGAACAGTCTGAATATCAGCTGGTTGAGGTATACGAAACCGATACCTGGGGCAACCTGATGACCATCGATGGAATGGTGATGCTAAGTGAGCGTGATGAGTTTGTATATCACGAAATGATCAGCCACACCGCCATGTTTACCCATCCGAACCCACAGCGTGTGCTGATTATTGGCGGCGGGGATGGCGGCACGGCTCGTGAGGTTTTGAAGCATCAATCCGTTGTTCACGTTGATATGGTTGAGATCGATAAAACGGTAGTGGACGCATCAAAACTACATTTTCCGGAAGTCGGAGATTTTGAAAATCCAAAGTTGAACGTACTCTATGAAGATGGAATCGCGTTCGTAAAGAGTGTGAAGGATCCATACGATGTGATCATTATTGATGGTTCGGATCCGGTAGGTCCGGCAGAAGGTCTGTTCGAAAAAGATTTTTACCAATACTGTCTGAATGCTCTTTCTGATGAAGGTGTCTTAACAGCCCAGACAGAAAGTCCCTGGGTGGAGTCATATCATCCGAGCATGAAAAAAGTATTCAATGCGCTGGATGATCTGTTTCCGATTTCAAAAATGTATCTCAATTTCATACCGCTCTATCCCGCCGGAATGTGGTCGATGGCGTGCGCATCCCGCGGAGATGATCCGTTGTCTGATGAAACCATCAAACGGATTGAAAATGGCATCAAAAATCTGGGCGGTCTTCGTTATTATAATAGTGATATCCACCGGGGTGCATTCGCGCTGCCCACATTTGTTTCGGATCTGATCAGGCGCTGA
- a CDS encoding pyruvoyl-dependent arginine decarboxylase: MMVKTPNIYCLVRGSAEGRTRLNAFDKALLNAGVGDTNLMRMSSILPPAAEQVDVSQINFPKGGLIPLAYATIDGNTPGRLISAAIAVGIPEDDTEPGVIMEFEDHADLDTVEGIVRQMVIDGFDYRNRKLKEIKSFGIEHKIKNCGSVFAAAVLWYK; this comes from the coding sequence ATGATGGTGAAAACCCCAAATATCTACTGCCTTGTGCGCGGTTCCGCTGAGGGCAGAACCCGTTTAAATGCTTTTGATAAAGCACTATTGAATGCCGGTGTCGGTGATACAAATCTTATGCGAATGAGCAGTATTCTGCCGCCTGCCGCCGAACAGGTGGATGTAAGCCAGATCAATTTTCCGAAAGGGGGCCTGATCCCGCTCGCTTACGCTACTATTGACGGGAATACGCCGGGACGACTGATCTCAGCGGCAATTGCCGTTGGAATTCCTGAAGATGATACCGAGCCCGGAGTGATTATGGAGTTTGAAGATCACGCCGATCTCGACACTGTTGAAGGTATTGTGCGCCAGATGGTAATTGACGGTTTTGACTACAGAAATCGAAAACTGAAGGAGATCAAGTCATTCGGTATTGAGCACAAAATAAAAAACTGCGGATCTGTTTTTGCAGCCGCTGTGCTCTGGTATAAATAA
- the speD gene encoding adenosylmethionine decarboxylase: MEALGRQILVEFYDCKESNINDVDYIESSLINATKASGATIISHNFHKFSPYGVSGVVVIAESHVAIHTWPEYNYAAVDIFTCGDTIDPWIIQEKLKEYFESKNVSSMEMKRGLFKVPDGQRLLFKPAPSEKSN, encoded by the coding sequence ATGGAAGCACTCGGTCGTCAAATCCTTGTTGAATTTTACGATTGCAAAGAATCAAATATAAATGACGTAGATTACATAGAATCGTCTCTGATAAATGCCACTAAAGCATCGGGAGCTACTATTATCTCTCACAATTTTCACAAATTCAGCCCGTATGGTGTGAGTGGTGTTGTGGTGATTGCGGAATCTCATGTGGCCATTCATACCTGGCCGGAGTACAATTACGCAGCAGTTGATATTTTTACCTGCGGTGATACGATTGACCCATGGATAATCCAGGAGAAGCTTAAAGAGTATTTTGAGTCGAAAAATGTATCCAGCATGGAAATGAAACGGGGACTATTTAAAGTGCCGGATGGTCAGCGTCTTCTGTTCAAACCCGCACCTTCTGAAAAATCGAATTAA
- a CDS encoding thiamine pyrophosphate-dependent enzyme, whose protein sequence is MPRLIEEKMLNLLRQNKISKWFSGIGQEAISVGVAANLENEDYLLPMHRNLGVFTTRGVPLYPLFCQLFGKSDGFTGGRDRSFHFGTTEHRIFGMISHLAATMPVADGIALAQKLNGTNRVAVSFCGDGGTSEGDFHEALNLAGVWKLPVIFVIENNGYGLSTPVSEQYACENLADRAAGYGLHGMIVDGNNYFEVSEAVKKARTLAIGGKPVLIEAKTFRMRGHEEASGTFYVEDKEFEKWKPKDPIHRFEEWLRSQDMVDDKSLLAFREELTSQFEPILKKALKAEEPVFDESHERNRAGLVPFSVSEKNGQDSGSSEKRMVDAIQLAHRQAFDEDESFILMGQDVAEYGGVFKVSEGFVERYGKERIRNTPIIESGAIGAAIGLAIEGFKPVVEMQFADFITCGFNQIVNNLTKGRYRWMPEMNITIRAPHGGGVGAGPFHSQTPEAWFMGLPGLRVIVPSSVQDAQDMLYTALYDPNPVLFFEHKKLYRSVKEITPDRCRFTDLSRAKVVRQGRDATIITFGYGVHWAREIADQFAKDNVEIEILDLRSLAPLDLKSIRKTVGNTGKVLLLEEASEIMGPMSEISAYISEHCFDLLDAPVIRCSSIHTPIPFSKELEKGYMADYRLKEKLEKLLRY, encoded by the coding sequence ATGCCGAGACTCATCGAAGAAAAAATGCTGAATCTTCTTCGGCAAAACAAAATCAGCAAATGGTTTTCCGGAATCGGTCAGGAAGCGATCTCCGTTGGCGTTGCCGCTAACCTCGAAAATGAAGACTATCTCCTTCCGATGCATCGGAATCTGGGCGTCTTCACCACACGCGGAGTACCTCTCTATCCCCTTTTCTGCCAGCTGTTTGGAAAGTCTGACGGATTTACCGGCGGACGTGACCGATCGTTTCATTTCGGTACAACGGAACACCGGATTTTCGGCATGATCTCACACCTCGCAGCGACTATGCCAGTGGCTGATGGAATCGCTCTGGCTCAAAAACTAAATGGCACAAATCGTGTGGCCGTGAGTTTTTGCGGGGATGGGGGAACCAGTGAAGGCGACTTTCATGAGGCGTTAAACCTTGCCGGAGTGTGGAAACTGCCCGTTATTTTTGTGATTGAAAATAACGGATACGGCCTCTCCACTCCTGTTTCCGAACAATATGCGTGCGAAAACCTGGCCGACCGCGCCGCCGGTTATGGACTGCACGGTATGATTGTGGATGGCAATAACTATTTTGAAGTATCCGAAGCGGTCAAAAAAGCCCGTACACTTGCCATTGGGGGGAAACCAGTTCTCATCGAAGCCAAGACGTTTCGTATGAGGGGCCACGAAGAGGCATCAGGCACCTTTTATGTGGAGGATAAAGAGTTCGAAAAGTGGAAGCCAAAAGATCCCATCCACCGTTTTGAGGAGTGGCTGCGCAGCCAAGATATGGTCGATGATAAGTCGTTACTGGCCTTTCGCGAAGAGTTGACCAGTCAGTTTGAGCCGATTCTCAAGAAAGCACTTAAGGCAGAGGAACCGGTGTTTGATGAATCCCATGAACGAAACCGTGCGGGACTTGTTCCATTTTCTGTTTCTGAAAAAAACGGTCAGGATTCCGGCTCATCGGAGAAACGAATGGTGGATGCCATACAGCTTGCGCATCGGCAGGCGTTTGATGAGGATGAGTCATTTATCCTGATGGGTCAGGATGTCGCTGAATATGGTGGTGTTTTTAAAGTATCGGAAGGATTTGTTGAGAGGTACGGAAAGGAACGGATTCGCAATACCCCGATCATAGAATCCGGTGCGATCGGTGCGGCTATCGGGCTCGCAATTGAGGGATTCAAGCCGGTTGTGGAGATGCAGTTCGCGGATTTTATCACCTGTGGGTTTAACCAGATCGTAAACAACCTCACAAAAGGACGCTACCGCTGGATGCCTGAAATGAATATCACTATTCGTGCACCGCATGGCGGTGGTGTGGGTGCCGGACCGTTTCATTCACAAACACCTGAAGCGTGGTTTATGGGATTGCCCGGGCTGAGAGTTATCGTTCCGTCATCTGTTCAGGATGCACAGGATATGCTCTACACTGCACTGTATGATCCCAATCCGGTTCTTTTTTTCGAGCACAAAAAACTTTACCGCAGCGTGAAAGAGATCACACCCGACAGATGTCGTTTTACCGATCTGAGCCGGGCAAAAGTGGTTCGTCAGGGGCGTGATGCGACCATCATCACATTTGGATATGGTGTGCACTGGGCCCGTGAGATAGCAGATCAATTTGCAAAAGATAACGTTGAAATTGAGATACTGGACCTGAGGTCACTTGCACCGCTCGATCTGAAATCCATCCGAAAAACCGTGGGAAATACAGGAAAAGTTCTGCTTCTTGAAGAAGCATCGGAAATCATGGGACCGATGAGTGAAATATCTGCGTACATTTCCGAGCACTGCTTTGACCTTCTTGATGCTCCAGTGATTCGTTGCTCATCCATCCACACCCCGATACCGTTCAGCAAAGAGCTGGAGAAAGGATATATGGCTGATTATCGTCTGAAGGAGAAGCTTGAAAAGTTGTTGAGGTATTGA
- a CDS encoding ThuA domain-containing protein, whose amino-acid sequence MLNIKTTSLLPTLIAVFVLFTACDSDDREAAYEETPEVLIFGGGDHHDFDRWFNIEDSTIIAETGANVRYTDNPDEVIPALSDIDILNINTNQSIDIPEFPDRIIEFVEEGNSLFLVHAASWFIWDWPEYYEKLIGGGTSSHGPFGEFEVYVEDTEHPLMAGVPERFMITDELYRFQRNEDGSDMHVLAIGIEPDTGDEYPVAWTVNYGDGRVVVTTLGHDGEAHQHEAFVTFMKNTIDWLH is encoded by the coding sequence ATGTTAAATATTAAAACAACATCCCTGCTGCCAACACTTATTGCGGTATTTGTTCTGTTTACAGCGTGTGATTCAGATGATAGGGAAGCCGCGTACGAAGAAACACCTGAAGTGCTTATTTTTGGCGGCGGAGACCATCACGATTTTGACCGCTGGTTCAACATTGAGGATTCCACCATCATTGCTGAAACCGGGGCAAATGTTCGCTATACAGATAATCCGGATGAGGTAATCCCGGCACTATCTGATATCGATATTTTGAACATAAACACCAACCAATCGATTGATATCCCGGAATTTCCCGACAGAATCATTGAATTTGTTGAGGAAGGCAACAGCCTGTTCCTGGTGCATGCAGCGAGCTGGTTTATCTGGGACTGGCCGGAATACTACGAAAAACTGATCGGCGGCGGAACATCAAGTCACGGGCCATTTGGTGAGTTTGAAGTGTATGTGGAAGACACCGAACACCCGCTGATGGCCGGCGTTCCCGAACGTTTCATGATTACGGATGAACTCTACCGCTTCCAGAGAAATGAGGACGGATCAGACATGCATGTTTTAGCAATCGGCATCGAACCCGATACCGGAGATGAATATCCCGTAGCGTGGACAGTAAATTATGGTGATGGAAGAGTAGTCGTAACCACACTGGGCCATGATGGTGAAGCTCACCAGCACGAAGCGTTCGTAACCTTCATGAAAAACACAATCGACTGGCTGCACTGA
- a CDS encoding sodium:solute symporter has product MGALATLDWIVIGLYFAVIAGLAWWVIRQPTETSTDYFLAGRHLGWLIVGASIFSSNIGSEHLVGLAGSGATDGVAMAHYELHAWCLLVLGWIMVPFYIRSRVFTMPEFLERRFSPMARALLSGISLVAYVLTKIAVGIFAGGIVFSVLMPELNFMGMNSFWIGSILVILFTGAYTILGGLRAVAYTEALQTLILVFGSLMVLIYGLDAIGGWGRLYDIAGEEMFNLWKPLVPEGMDGTWAPVLDENRMAWYFNSNYPWLGMLFAAPIVGLWYWTTDQYIVQRALGAESVQQARRGSIAAGLLKLLPVFIFIIPGIITYALAQSGEIAALQQALIDENGEVITQNAQAAFPMLVTHVLPVGIRGIVVAGLLAALMSSLAGVFNASSTLFTMDFYKKIRPESSEERLVWMGRIATVVMVIIGLLWIPVIQGSRGLYDYLQGVQSYLAPPIFVVFFLGVFYKRLNKEGCMAALIVGFAMGLFRLAVDTPVALIEGFEYADGTFLWIVSNIFFQYYSMVIFFTCVAVMVGVSYMTKPPDYEKIAGLTFSTLSDNDRRENRQSWDWRDVASSIMLCVMIVMIYIYFS; this is encoded by the coding sequence ATGGGAGCTTTAGCTACGTTAGACTGGATTGTTATCGGCCTCTATTTTGCCGTAATAGCCGGCCTCGCCTGGTGGGTGATCCGTCAGCCCACGGAAACTTCAACTGACTACTTTTTGGCGGGACGTCATCTCGGTTGGCTGATTGTAGGTGCATCAATTTTCTCTTCAAATATCGGTTCGGAACACCTCGTAGGCCTGGCAGGATCGGGTGCAACCGATGGCGTTGCGATGGCTCACTACGAGCTCCATGCATGGTGTCTGCTTGTACTAGGGTGGATCATGGTGCCGTTTTATATTCGGTCGAGGGTTTTTACGATGCCCGAATTTCTCGAAAGACGGTTTTCGCCAATGGCGCGGGCACTTCTCTCCGGGATTTCTCTGGTTGCATACGTGCTTACCAAAATTGCGGTTGGGATTTTTGCAGGAGGGATTGTTTTCAGTGTATTGATGCCTGAGCTGAATTTTATGGGAATGAACAGCTTTTGGATCGGTTCAATCCTCGTCATTCTTTTCACCGGTGCATACACCATTCTCGGCGGTTTGCGGGCAGTTGCCTACACGGAAGCTCTCCAGACCCTGATTCTTGTTTTTGGTTCGCTTATGGTTCTCATCTACGGACTGGATGCCATCGGCGGATGGGGGCGACTTTACGACATAGCGGGTGAAGAGATGTTTAACCTCTGGAAACCGCTCGTACCCGAAGGGATGGACGGAACCTGGGCGCCCGTGCTCGATGAAAATCGGATGGCTTGGTATTTTAACAGCAATTACCCGTGGCTCGGTATGCTCTTTGCTGCACCAATTGTAGGACTCTGGTACTGGACAACCGATCAATATATTGTACAGCGCGCATTGGGTGCTGAAAGTGTTCAGCAAGCGCGCAGAGGATCTATTGCTGCTGGTTTGCTGAAGCTTCTTCCGGTGTTCATTTTTATCATACCCGGAATTATCACATACGCACTGGCACAGTCCGGAGAAATTGCGGCTCTCCAACAGGCGTTAATTGATGAGAATGGAGAAGTGATCACACAGAATGCACAGGCCGCATTCCCGATGCTGGTGACGCATGTTCTTCCGGTAGGTATCCGGGGGATTGTAGTAGCCGGACTGCTTGCTGCGTTAATGAGCTCCCTTGCCGGTGTATTTAACGCTTCTTCCACTCTCTTTACCATGGATTTTTACAAGAAAATCCGCCCTGAATCTTCCGAGGAGCGTCTCGTATGGATGGGTAGAATAGCAACCGTTGTGATGGTGATCATCGGACTGCTTTGGATACCGGTTATCCAGGGAAGCCGCGGACTGTATGATTATCTGCAGGGTGTCCAATCCTATCTTGCTCCGCCAATTTTTGTGGTCTTTTTCCTTGGCGTGTTCTACAAACGCCTGAATAAAGAGGGTTGTATGGCCGCGCTGATTGTTGGCTTTGCCATGGGACTTTTCCGCCTCGCCGTCGATACCCCGGTCGCGCTGATTGAAGGGTTCGAGTACGCAGATGGAACGTTTCTCTGGATTGTTAGCAATATCTTCTTCCAGTACTATAGCATGGTGATATTTTTCACCTGTGTGGCCGTAATGGTGGGTGTAAGCTATATGACAAAACCGCCTGATTATGAGAAGATTGCAGGATTGACATTCTCAACCCTATCGGATAATGACAGACGGGAAAATCGCCAGAGCTGGGATTGGCGCGATGTGGCCTCATCCATCATGCTCTGCGTGATGATCGTAATGATTTACATCTATTTTAGTTAG
- a CDS encoding L-fucose/L-arabinose isomerase family protein — MIEKRKPKIGLLGIMQELYDKSIPDITERQEKYARNVCSELSEVAEWYFPKAARNRDDIEEILGKFNYEGLDGVMIVMLTYGPAMRTVRALQKNSLPLLLANIQPEPRVRNDWNMDDLTYNQGIHGAQDMANAILRTSGDRFEVISADWKSDEFKEYVSDWSRAAMAASELKRMKIAAFGKMHGMGDTLSDEAAFTRVIGPEVNREYMGEIHRQMESVTDDEISKQIELEKEKFEIDETLEDSNLNYSVRMYLGFRKFLEEGDYAGFSAHFDTFKGDGRFEQINMLAASNLMAEGYGYAAEGDTNTASMVAAGHLLEENAHFTEMYAMDFEKGSMLMSHMGEGNWKIARKDQPVKLVNRELGIGDLNNPPTTVFMAEPGPATMVSLVHLVGEKFRLVVSYGEILDTEEVPTIEMPYFHYKPSTGLRSCNDGWLKAGGTHHQTLHLGDHRQKWEILTRILGIEYVEV, encoded by the coding sequence ATGATCGAAAAGCGAAAGCCAAAAATCGGGCTCCTTGGAATTATGCAGGAGCTTTATGATAAATCTATACCCGATATCACAGAACGACAGGAGAAGTACGCGCGAAATGTTTGCAGTGAACTGAGCGAGGTTGCTGAGTGGTACTTTCCAAAAGCCGCCCGGAACCGCGATGATATCGAAGAGATACTCGGAAAGTTCAATTATGAAGGGCTTGACGGCGTGATGATTGTGATGTTAACCTACGGTCCCGCAATGAGAACCGTACGGGCACTTCAGAAAAATTCACTGCCGCTGCTTCTGGCTAATATTCAGCCGGAACCCCGGGTTCGAAACGATTGGAATATGGATGATCTGACCTACAACCAGGGTATCCATGGAGCGCAGGATATGGCGAATGCCATTTTGCGAACCTCCGGCGATCGCTTTGAGGTGATCTCTGCCGACTGGAAAAGTGATGAGTTTAAAGAGTACGTTTCGGACTGGTCTCGCGCAGCAATGGCCGCATCGGAACTGAAACGCATGAAGATTGCAGCATTTGGCAAGATGCACGGAATGGGGGATACGCTATCCGATGAAGCCGCATTCACACGTGTGATTGGCCCCGAGGTAAACCGGGAGTATATGGGCGAAATCCACCGGCAGATGGAATCAGTTACGGATGATGAAATTTCCAAACAGATTGAACTCGAAAAAGAGAAATTTGAAATTGATGAGACTCTGGAGGACAGCAATTTAAACTACTCAGTGAGAATGTATCTGGGGTTTAGAAAATTTCTTGAAGAAGGGGATTATGCCGGGTTTTCTGCTCATTTTGATACATTCAAAGGCGATGGCCGGTTTGAGCAGATCAATATGCTTGCCGCATCAAACCTGATGGCTGAAGGGTACGGCTACGCAGCGGAAGGAGATACCAACACCGCAAGTATGGTAGCTGCAGGACATCTGCTCGAAGAAAATGCACATTTTACAGAGATGTACGCCATGGATTTTGAAAAAGGATCCATGCTGATGAGTCATATGGGCGAAGGAAACTGGAAAATTGCTCGTAAAGATCAGCCGGTAAAGCTTGTGAATCGTGAGCTGGGAATAGGTGATCTCAACAATCCGCCAACCACAGTGTTTATGGCGGAACCGGGTCCGGCTACAATGGTCTCGCTTGTTCACCTTGTTGGTGAAAAATTTCGCCTGGTTGTGAGTTATGGAGAGATTCTCGACACAGAAGAAGTGCCCACTATCGAGATGCCCTATTTCCATTACAAACCGTCTACGGGCCTGCGCAGCTGTAACGACGGCTGGCTGAAAGCGGGCGGAACCCATCATCAAACGCTGCACCTGGGCGACCATCGGCAGAAATGGGAAATACTCACACGAATTCTTGGAATTGAGTATGTGGAAGTGTAA